A stretch of the Dehalogenimonas sp. THU2 genome encodes the following:
- the acs gene encoding acetate--CoA ligase, which yields MKTMTQGDTRVAHLPTGSYYSPSGEYDEMHRRSIEDPEGFWAEQARSLDWMKPWDKVLDWKAPYARWFVGGKLNLSYQCLDRHMKTEVKNKVAFYWEGELGDSQVLTYAELYRLTNNYAAALKRLGVKRGDKVALYLPMIPALPIFMLACARIGAIFTVVFSAFSGQALADRVEDVEAKVIVTATGMHRRGKILPLKDNAVEAASKCPCVEKIIVVKHTGHHVEMDPARDVWLSDILAECDEYVAPEEMDANDPLFVLYTSGSTGKPKGILHGTGGYSLWIAKTLQWAFKTDAQTVWWCTADIGWITGHSYVVYAPLELGLTSVMYEGAPDYPGIDRWWQIIAKYGVTTFYTSPTAIRMFMRHGEEWPAKHDLSSLKMLGSVGEPINPEAWLWYYRNIGHERISISDTWWQTETGGFMISPTPGIQAHPLKPGSATKPMPGVDVAVLDADGKELPNGQTGFIVIRKPWPGMLLDIYRNPELYEKTYWSRFPGYYLPGDYCMKDQDNFLWLLGRADEVIKVAGHRISTAELESAIVGHSAVAEAAACSRPDEVKGEAIILFVTLRKGTTPSVEIKNELTRHLRATIGTLATPEEIFFVNLLPKTRSGKIMRRLLKAVATGATIGDTSTLDDGASVDEAKAAFAELTDSAHHYKTSEKKPDIK from the coding sequence ATGAAAACGATGACACAAGGAGACACCCGCGTCGCCCATTTGCCCACCGGCAGTTATTACTCGCCTTCCGGCGAGTATGACGAGATGCATCGGAGGTCGATTGAAGACCCAGAAGGTTTCTGGGCGGAACAGGCCAGGAGTCTGGACTGGATGAAACCCTGGGACAAGGTGCTGGACTGGAAAGCTCCTTATGCCCGCTGGTTTGTCGGCGGCAAGCTGAACCTGTCCTACCAGTGCCTGGATCGCCACATGAAGACAGAAGTAAAGAACAAAGTCGCTTTTTACTGGGAAGGCGAACTGGGCGATAGCCAGGTTCTCACTTACGCTGAACTGTACCGCCTGACCAACAACTACGCCGCTGCGCTCAAGCGCCTGGGTGTCAAACGGGGCGATAAGGTGGCTCTTTATCTTCCGATGATCCCGGCTCTGCCCATTTTCATGCTGGCCTGTGCGCGTATCGGCGCGATCTTCACCGTTGTTTTCTCGGCGTTTTCCGGCCAGGCGCTGGCCGACCGGGTTGAAGATGTCGAGGCTAAGGTTATCGTTACCGCAACCGGCATGCACCGCCGCGGCAAGATCCTTCCCCTGAAAGACAACGCCGTCGAGGCGGCTTCCAAGTGTCCCTGCGTGGAGAAGATCATCGTCGTCAAGCACACCGGCCACCATGTTGAGATGGACCCGGCGCGTGACGTCTGGCTGAGCGACATCCTGGCGGAATGCGACGAGTACGTCGCCCCGGAAGAGATGGACGCCAACGATCCGCTGTTCGTTCTCTACACTTCCGGCAGCACCGGTAAACCCAAGGGTATCCTCCACGGTACTGGCGGTTACTCGCTGTGGATAGCCAAGACGCTGCAGTGGGCCTTCAAAACCGATGCGCAGACCGTTTGGTGGTGCACCGCCGACATCGGCTGGATTACCGGCCACAGTTACGTGGTGTACGCACCGCTGGAATTAGGGCTGACCTCGGTGATGTACGAAGGCGCGCCGGATTACCCGGGTATCGACCGCTGGTGGCAGATCATCGCCAAATACGGCGTTACTACCTTTTACACCTCTCCTACCGCTATCCGCATGTTCATGCGCCACGGCGAGGAATGGCCTGCCAAGCACGACCTATCCAGCCTGAAAATGCTGGGTTCAGTAGGCGAGCCGATCAATCCGGAAGCCTGGCTGTGGTATTACCGTAACATCGGTCATGAGCGCATTTCCATCTCTGACACCTGGTGGCAGACGGAGACCGGCGGCTTCATGATCTCGCCGACCCCCGGTATCCAGGCGCATCCGCTCAAACCCGGTTCGGCCACTAAACCGATGCCCGGCGTTGATGTAGCCGTTTTGGATGCCGACGGCAAGGAACTGCCCAACGGCCAGACCGGCTTTATCGTCATCCGCAAACCATGGCCGGGTATGCTGCTGGATATCTACCGCAACCCGGAGCTCTACGAAAAAACCTACTGGTCGCGCTTCCCCGGATATTATCTGCCGGGTGACTACTGCATGAAGGATCAGGATAACTTCCTGTGGCTCCTGGGCCGCGCTGATGAAGTCATCAAGGTGGCCGGCCACCGAATCTCCACCGCGGAGCTGGAGAGCGCCATTGTCGGCCATTCAGCCGTGGCCGAGGCCGCCGCCTGCTCCCGCCCGGATGAGGTCAAGGGCGAGGCTATCATCCTCTTCGTCACCCTGCGCAAAGGCACCACGCCTTCGGTGGAGATCAAGAACGAGCTCACCCGCCATCTGAGGGCTACCATCGGCACCCTGGCCACTCCGGAAGAGATTTTCTTCGTCAACCTGCTGCCTAAGACACGTTCCGGCAAGATCATGCGACGGCTCCTCAAAGCGGTGGCTACCGGCGCCACTATCGGCGATACCTCCACTCTTGAC
- a CDS encoding NDP-sugar synthase yields the protein MKALILVGGLGTRLRPLTINTPKAMMPVLNKPFMAHVVGQLMHHGVDEIILTRGHLAAQMESYFGDGSGLGIKVVYVDETRPLGTAGGIKNCERHLDETFFVLNGDVFSTIDFSAMLHSHRSKKATATIALTPVDNPSAFGLVETETDGRIRRFIEKPKPDEITTNMINAGCYLLEPEVLDFIKPDTLTSIERETFQLLLKDKQPFYSFDTTGAYWIDMGNREKYYQLNIDMLNGVCNCAGTPSPGVHLGEGTSVDPSAEISGNVVFGENCRVGANAIVTGPAVIGAGCQLGNRVSVSGSLLWPGVNIGDDSSVILSIIGDHCRIASSDHIDDSALADGVYTPPSLTLSGAAVWPGTIMSN from the coding sequence ATGAAAGCGCTGATCCTGGTAGGCGGTCTGGGTACCCGGTTGCGGCCGCTGACCATCAATACCCCCAAGGCCATGATGCCGGTGTTGAATAAGCCTTTCATGGCCCACGTGGTCGGGCAGTTGATGCATCACGGGGTAGATGAGATCATCCTGACCCGCGGTCACCTGGCCGCTCAGATGGAGAGCTACTTCGGTGACGGCAGTGGTTTGGGGATCAAGGTTGTCTACGTGGATGAGACCCGGCCGCTGGGCACCGCCGGTGGCATCAAAAATTGCGAACGCCACCTTGACGAGACTTTTTTTGTTTTGAACGGCGATGTTTTTTCCACTATCGATTTTTCGGCGATGCTGCATTCGCACCGGTCGAAGAAGGCAACAGCCACCATCGCCCTGACGCCGGTGGATAATCCGTCCGCTTTCGGGCTGGTGGAAACTGAGACTGACGGGCGCATCCGGCGCTTCATCGAGAAGCCGAAGCCGGATGAGATCACCACCAACATGATTAACGCCGGCTGCTACCTGCTGGAGCCGGAAGTGCTCGATTTTATCAAACCCGACACCCTGACGAGCATTGAACGGGAGACTTTCCAACTGCTCCTGAAAGACAAACAACCCTTTTATTCTTTCGATACCACGGGCGCCTACTGGATTGATATGGGCAACCGGGAAAAATACTACCAACTCAATATCGATATGTTGAACGGTGTTTGCAACTGCGCCGGAACCCCGTCCCCCGGCGTCCACCTGGGCGAAGGAACATCAGTAGATCCCAGCGCTGAGATAAGCGGCAATGTCGTTTTTGGTGAAAACTGCCGTGTCGGCGCCAATGCCATCGTAACCGGACCGGCGGTCATCGGCGCAGGGTGCCAACTTGGAAACCGTGTGTCCGTCAGCGGGTCCCTCCTCTGGCCGGGCGTCAACATCGGGGATGACAGTTCGGTGATTTTATCTATCATAGGCGATCATTGCCGCATCGCGTCGAGTGATCATATCGACGATTCAGCACTGGCTGACGGTGTTTATACGCCGCCCTCTCTTACCCTTTCCGGAGCTGCGGTATGGCCAGGCACCATCATGAGTAATTAA
- a CDS encoding XTP/dITP diphosphatase, with product MTRPQLLLATNNPGKLREYTELLSTCGYELVTPGQRGIELEVAETGTTFAENAALKARALAAASGMLTLADDSGLEVDALGGAPGVLSARYAGEGAGDAERNALLLKILWEVPVEKRTARFRCVIAIAVPDGGLRFAEGVVEGRIAFEPHGSNGFGYDPVFSLPELGKTMAEIAPDEKNRLSHRARAAAAACKILKDR from the coding sequence ATGACTCGACCGCAATTGCTGCTGGCCACCAATAACCCCGGTAAATTGCGGGAATACACCGAACTCCTCTCCACCTGCGGCTATGAACTGGTAACCCCCGGGCAAAGGGGAATTGAACTGGAAGTCGCCGAGACCGGAACGACCTTCGCCGAAAACGCCGCACTCAAGGCTCGAGCCCTGGCTGCGGCTTCCGGTATGCTGACCCTAGCCGACGATTCAGGCCTGGAGGTGGACGCTTTGGGAGGCGCGCCGGGTGTGCTCTCCGCCCGCTACGCCGGTGAGGGGGCCGGTGACGCCGAAAGAAACGCCCTGCTGTTGAAAATCCTGTGGGAAGTGCCCGTTGAAAAACGTACCGCCCGTTTCCGTTGCGTCATAGCCATCGCTGTTCCGGACGGCGGTCTGCGCTTTGCCGAAGGCGTCGTAGAAGGACGCATCGCCTTCGAACCGCATGGAAGCAACGGCTTCGGTTACGACCCGGTCTTTTCTCTCCCGGAGTTGGGAAAAACGATGGCGGAGATCGCGCCCGATGAAAAGAATCGCCTCAGCCACCGCGCCCGTGCTGCTGCGGCTGCATGTAAAATCCTGAAGGATCGATGA
- the fbp gene encoding fructose-1,6-bisphosphate aldolase/phosphatase: MKVTLSVIKADIGGFVGHSDSHPDCLCEADNKLAKAKESGLLIDYHVTKCGDDLQLIMTHQKGENDADIHEMAWDTFVACTEVAKKLKLYGAGQDLLTDAFSGNIKGMGPGAAEMEFEERPSEPIVIFMADKTSSGAWNMPLYKMFADPFNTIGLVIAENMHMGFKFEVHDVKESKKITFSTPEEIYDLLVFIGAANRYPVKAVYTKSGEIAASSSTQKLAFLAGRYVGKDDPVCIVRCQGAFPAVGEVLEPFAKPYFVEGWMRGSHYGPLMPVSVADSLPTRFDGPPRVIAQGFQLSDGHLVGPRDFFADRSYDKAREMANDMAYIMREHGPFEPHRLPLDEMEYTTMPQVSRKLAERFEPI; the protein is encoded by the coding sequence ATGAAAGTAACCCTGAGCGTCATCAAAGCCGATATCGGCGGCTTTGTCGGCCATTCCGATTCCCATCCTGATTGCCTTTGCGAGGCAGACAATAAACTAGCTAAGGCCAAGGAAAGCGGCCTTTTGATCGATTATCACGTCACCAAATGCGGCGACGACCTGCAACTGATAATGACCCACCAGAAAGGTGAGAACGACGCCGATATCCATGAGATGGCCTGGGATACCTTCGTGGCGTGCACCGAGGTCGCCAAGAAATTGAAGCTCTACGGCGCCGGGCAGGACCTTTTGACCGACGCTTTCTCAGGCAATATCAAGGGCATGGGCCCCGGCGCGGCGGAGATGGAGTTTGAGGAGCGGCCATCAGAACCGATCGTCATCTTCATGGCCGACAAAACCTCGTCCGGCGCCTGGAACATGCCGCTGTACAAGATGTTCGCCGATCCCTTCAACACTATCGGCTTGGTTATTGCCGAGAACATGCACATGGGCTTCAAATTCGAAGTGCATGATGTCAAAGAGAGCAAGAAGATCACCTTCTCCACGCCGGAAGAGATCTACGACCTCCTCGTCTTCATCGGCGCCGCCAACCGTTACCCGGTCAAGGCGGTCTATACCAAGAGCGGCGAGATCGCCGCGTCGTCCTCCACTCAGAAACTGGCCTTTTTGGCCGGGCGCTATGTCGGCAAGGACGACCCGGTGTGCATCGTCCGCTGCCAGGGCGCTTTCCCCGCTGTGGGCGAAGTTCTTGAGCCGTTCGCCAAGCCTTACTTCGTGGAAGGCTGGATGCGCGGGTCTCATTATGGGCCGCTGATGCCCGTGAGCGTTGCCGACAGCCTGCCGACCCGTTTCGACGGCCCCCCGCGGGTCATCGCCCAGGGTTTCCAGTTGTCCGACGGCCACCTGGTCGGTCCGCGCGATTTCTTCGCCGACCGCTCCTACGACAAAGCCCGCGAAATGGCCAACGACATGGCTTATATCATGCGTGAGCACGGACCTTTTGAGCCCCACCGCCTGCCGCTGGATGAGATGGAATACACCACCATGCCGCAGGTCTCCCGCAAGTTGGCCGAGCGCTTCGAACCTATCTAA